The proteins below come from a single Xiphophorus hellerii strain 12219 chromosome 14, Xiphophorus_hellerii-4.1, whole genome shotgun sequence genomic window:
- the LOC116732998 gene encoding uromodulin-like isoform X2 — translation MLRPLLYLCTVMALTGAAGADICTVTGPAVIDFTGQFSPVADRCVYSMLSDSSMGFEVFATFRERRRRDVSFLDSVTLKLQDPAVQFHLQQGGRVQMNDAQLNLSSSGQKLHGVWISKDTTGVMANVTISNHTIYLFFDGSTAQIHIEKPVWPSADGLCVNAGSISTQRLNLYSSSSCQTEYNDFLDTSINCSLIMDHCNILKESPFSSCNDDIDPAPYINACSDTLCKYPSVDGLWCHFLWAYARACTLTSRALLGDWRPADCSSPAAFCQDKVCSDHEFCGEKISGGTGCLCRAVFAYDYKQSNTLSEPTVCRKNSGSVTLIGCLLEEKGVDYSVLHLNDRSCRGEMDQENHMVTFSFDSSNSCGTEIMNNGSQIIYKNAIKYQNSSDIITRQDQFYMDFSCLHTQPETKIVAFNIKDSSVVVIVKSGEWNYTVAMKAYTDPGLTRALDPTTGVVLNQKIWVELTTTGLDANVIAVETDSCWATSRDSPSSQPRYGLIKNGCADPGDQTVQVEGNGEGTSNRFSFNMFQFTGSAGDVYLHCKLQLCVKQGNSCTPDCSGGAKRRRRSTRSGHPAVISLVWTQ, via the exons ATGCTCCGCCCCCTGCTTTACCTGTGTACTGTCATGGCACTGACAG GTGCTGCTGGAGCCGACATCTGCACTGTGACCGGCCCCGCCGTCATCGACTTCACAGGCCAATTCTCTCCTGTGGCGGATCGGTGTGTGTACTCCATGCTCTCAGACTCATCAATGGGCTTTGAAGTGTTTGCCACCTTCAGGGAGCGCCGTCGCAGAGACGTGAGCTTTTTGGACAGCGTCACCCTGAAGCTGCAGGATCCAGCGGTTCAGTTTCACCTTCAGCAAGGAGGGAGAGTCCAG ATGAACGACGCCCAGCTGAACCTCAGCAGCTCAGGCCAGAAGCTTCACGGCGTTTGGATTTCCAAAGACACAACTGGAGTCATGGCAAACGTTACAATCTCCAATCACacaatttatttgttctttgaCGGCTCCACGGCACAGATCCACATAGAAA AACCAGTTTGGCCGTCTGCTGATGGTCTGTGTGTAAACGCCGGCAGTATCTCAACCCAGAGGCTAAATCTCTACAGCTCCTCCAG CTGTCAGACTGAGTACAACGACTTTCTTGACACTTCAATCAACTGCAGCCTGATAATGGACCA CTGCAACATCCTGAAGGAATCTCCCTTCTCCTCCTGTAACGATGACATCGACCCGGCTCCCTACATCAACGCCTGCAGCGACACTTTGTGCAAATATCCCTCAGTGGACGGTCTGTGGTGTCACTTCCTGTGGGCGTACGCCAGAGCCTGCACCCTGACCAGCAGAGCCTTACTGGGAGACTGGAGGCCTGCTGACTGCT cctCACCTGCAGCTTTTTGCCAGGACAAAGTTTGCAGTGATCATGAGTTTTGTGGAGAGAAAATCAGTGGGGGAACTGGCTGCCTCTGCAGAGCCGTGTTTGCCTACGACTACAAACAGTCAAACACTCTGA GTGAGCCAACAGTCTGCAGGAAGAACTCTGGTTCAGTCACTCTGATTGGATGCCTGCTGGAGGAAAAAGGCGTCGACTACTCAGTCCTACACCTGAACGACCGGAGCTGCAGGGGAGAGATGGACCAGGAGAACCACATGGTGACCTTCAGCTTCGACAGCAGCAACAGCTGCGGGACGGAGATCATG AACAATGGAAGCCAGATAATCTACAAGAACGCCATCAAGTACCAGAACAGCTCTGACATCATCACTCGCCAGGACCAGTTCTACATGGACTTCTCCTGCCTGCACACCCAACCCGAAACAAAGATCGTTGCCTTCAACATCAAGGACAG CTCTGTGGTCGTCATAGTGAAGTCTGGAGAATGGAATTACACCGTGGCCATGAAGGCCTACACCGACCCCGGCCTCACACGCGCTCTGGACCCAACGACTGGCGTGGTTCTCAACCAGAAGATCTGGGTGGAGCTGACGACCACTGGGCTGGATGCAAACGTGATCGCCGTGGAAACGGATTCATGCTGGGCAACCAGTCGCGATTCTCCCAGCAGCCAGCCAAGATATGGCCTGATCAAGAACGG CTGTGCTGACCCCGGCGACCAGACGGTGCAGGTGGAGGGAAACGGAGAAGGAACCTCCAACCGCTTCTCCTTCAACATGTTCCAGTTTACTGGGAGCGCTGGGGACGTTTATCTGCACTGCaagctgcagctgtgtgtcAAACAGGGGAACAGCTGCACTCCG GACTGCAGTGGCGGCGCTAAAAGACGACGCAGATCCACCAGGTCTGGACATCCAGCCGTCATCAGCCTGGTCTGGACTCAGTAG
- the LOC116732998 gene encoding alpha-tectorin-like isoform X1, translating to MLRPLLYLCTVMALTGAAGADICTVTGPAVIDFTGQFSPVADRCVYSMLSDSSMGFEVFATFRERRRRDVSFLDSVTLKLQDPAVQFHLQQGGRVQMNDAQLNLSSSGQKLHGVWISKDTTGVMANVTISNHTIYLFFDGSTAQIHIEKPVWPSADGLCVNAGSISTQRLNLYSSSSCQTEYNDFLDTSINCSLIMDHCNILKESPFSSCNDDIDPAPYINACSDTLCKYPSVDGLWCHFLWAYARACTLTSRALLGDWRPADCSSPAAFCQDKVCSDHEFCGEKISGGTGCLCRAVFAYDYKQSNTLSEPTVCRKNSGSVTLIGCLLEEKGVDYSVLHLNDRSCRGEMDQENHMVTFSFDSSNSCGTEIMNNGSQIIYKNAIKYQNSSDIITRQDQFYMDFSCLHTQPETKIVAFNIKDSSVVVIVKSGEWNYTVAMKAYTDPGLTRALDPTTGVVLNQKIWVELTTTGLDANVIAVETDSCWATSRDSPSSQPRYGLIKNGCADPGDQTVQVEGNGEGTSNRFSFNMFQFTGSAGDVYLHCKLQLCVKQGNSCTPDCSGGAKRRRRSTRSGHPAVISLVWTHWFP from the exons ATGCTCCGCCCCCTGCTTTACCTGTGTACTGTCATGGCACTGACAG GTGCTGCTGGAGCCGACATCTGCACTGTGACCGGCCCCGCCGTCATCGACTTCACAGGCCAATTCTCTCCTGTGGCGGATCGGTGTGTGTACTCCATGCTCTCAGACTCATCAATGGGCTTTGAAGTGTTTGCCACCTTCAGGGAGCGCCGTCGCAGAGACGTGAGCTTTTTGGACAGCGTCACCCTGAAGCTGCAGGATCCAGCGGTTCAGTTTCACCTTCAGCAAGGAGGGAGAGTCCAG ATGAACGACGCCCAGCTGAACCTCAGCAGCTCAGGCCAGAAGCTTCACGGCGTTTGGATTTCCAAAGACACAACTGGAGTCATGGCAAACGTTACAATCTCCAATCACacaatttatttgttctttgaCGGCTCCACGGCACAGATCCACATAGAAA AACCAGTTTGGCCGTCTGCTGATGGTCTGTGTGTAAACGCCGGCAGTATCTCAACCCAGAGGCTAAATCTCTACAGCTCCTCCAG CTGTCAGACTGAGTACAACGACTTTCTTGACACTTCAATCAACTGCAGCCTGATAATGGACCA CTGCAACATCCTGAAGGAATCTCCCTTCTCCTCCTGTAACGATGACATCGACCCGGCTCCCTACATCAACGCCTGCAGCGACACTTTGTGCAAATATCCCTCAGTGGACGGTCTGTGGTGTCACTTCCTGTGGGCGTACGCCAGAGCCTGCACCCTGACCAGCAGAGCCTTACTGGGAGACTGGAGGCCTGCTGACTGCT cctCACCTGCAGCTTTTTGCCAGGACAAAGTTTGCAGTGATCATGAGTTTTGTGGAGAGAAAATCAGTGGGGGAACTGGCTGCCTCTGCAGAGCCGTGTTTGCCTACGACTACAAACAGTCAAACACTCTGA GTGAGCCAACAGTCTGCAGGAAGAACTCTGGTTCAGTCACTCTGATTGGATGCCTGCTGGAGGAAAAAGGCGTCGACTACTCAGTCCTACACCTGAACGACCGGAGCTGCAGGGGAGAGATGGACCAGGAGAACCACATGGTGACCTTCAGCTTCGACAGCAGCAACAGCTGCGGGACGGAGATCATG AACAATGGAAGCCAGATAATCTACAAGAACGCCATCAAGTACCAGAACAGCTCTGACATCATCACTCGCCAGGACCAGTTCTACATGGACTTCTCCTGCCTGCACACCCAACCCGAAACAAAGATCGTTGCCTTCAACATCAAGGACAG CTCTGTGGTCGTCATAGTGAAGTCTGGAGAATGGAATTACACCGTGGCCATGAAGGCCTACACCGACCCCGGCCTCACACGCGCTCTGGACCCAACGACTGGCGTGGTTCTCAACCAGAAGATCTGGGTGGAGCTGACGACCACTGGGCTGGATGCAAACGTGATCGCCGTGGAAACGGATTCATGCTGGGCAACCAGTCGCGATTCTCCCAGCAGCCAGCCAAGATATGGCCTGATCAAGAACGG CTGTGCTGACCCCGGCGACCAGACGGTGCAGGTGGAGGGAAACGGAGAAGGAACCTCCAACCGCTTCTCCTTCAACATGTTCCAGTTTACTGGGAGCGCTGGGGACGTTTATCTGCACTGCaagctgcagctgtgtgtcAAACAGGGGAACAGCTGCACTCCG GACTGCAGTGGCGGCGCTAAAAGACGACGCAGATCCACCAGGTCTGGACATCCAGCCGTCATCAGCCTGGTCTGGACTCA CTGGTTTCCATAA
- the LOC116732999 gene encoding uncharacterized protein LOC116732999 isoform X2, with product MEPNKPPEGFRMKMISRILLLLILSSCLCATFVVNVTQSSYQAEENHSVALEWTFTTEPDSCLSFEFMMFTLITENKKVSILFHEHGGAEVSQSQDKQFAGRVQSDKELLKDGRIKLHVSRLRINDSGLYLCEIQADCGFGSAACQLIVRAGDKQPVSPTANPPTENKGLIALYVFLVLAAAGAAGAALYCKKQKKIDVNHLLQRLR from the exons ATGGAGCCGAACAAACCGCCTGAAGGCttcag gatgaagatgatctccaggatcctgctgctcctcatcctcagctcaTGTCTCTGTG caacatttgtagTGAATGTGACACAGAGCAGCTATCAGGCAGAGGAGAACCACAGCGTCGCTCTGGAGTGGACCTTCACCACCGAACCCGACTCCTGCTTGAGCTTCGAGTTCATGATGTTCACATTAATAAccgaaaacaaaaaagtgtccATCTTGTTCCATGAGCATGGTGGAGCGGAGGTGTCGCAGTCTCAGGATAAACAGTTTGCAGGACGAGTCCAGAGTGATAAAGAACTCCTTAAAGACGGACGGATTAAACTGCACGTGTCCAGGCTGAGGATCAATGACTCTGGTCTGTATCTGTGTGAGATCCAGGCAGATTGTGGCTTCGGCTCTGCTGCCTGTCAGCTAATAGTCAGAG CTGGTGACAAACAACCTGTGAGTCCAACTGCGAATCctccaacagaaaataaaggattGATCGCTCTCTACGTTTTCCTGGTGttggcagcagcaggagcagcaggagcagcactgtactgtaaaaaacaaaaaaaaatagatgttaACCATCTGTTACAAAGACTCAGATGA
- the LOC116732999 gene encoding uncharacterized protein LOC116732999 isoform X1, protein MEPNKPPEGFRMKMISRILLLLILSSCLCAATFVVNVTQSSYQAEENHSVALEWTFTTEPDSCLSFEFMMFTLITENKKVSILFHEHGGAEVSQSQDKQFAGRVQSDKELLKDGRIKLHVSRLRINDSGLYLCEIQADCGFGSAACQLIVRAGDKQPVSPTANPPTENKGLIALYVFLVLAAAGAAGAALYCKKQKKIDVNHLLQRLR, encoded by the exons ATGGAGCCGAACAAACCGCCTGAAGGCttcag gatgaagatgatctccaggatcctgctgctcctcatcctcagctcaTGTCTCTGTG cagcaacatttgtagTGAATGTGACACAGAGCAGCTATCAGGCAGAGGAGAACCACAGCGTCGCTCTGGAGTGGACCTTCACCACCGAACCCGACTCCTGCTTGAGCTTCGAGTTCATGATGTTCACATTAATAAccgaaaacaaaaaagtgtccATCTTGTTCCATGAGCATGGTGGAGCGGAGGTGTCGCAGTCTCAGGATAAACAGTTTGCAGGACGAGTCCAGAGTGATAAAGAACTCCTTAAAGACGGACGGATTAAACTGCACGTGTCCAGGCTGAGGATCAATGACTCTGGTCTGTATCTGTGTGAGATCCAGGCAGATTGTGGCTTCGGCTCTGCTGCCTGTCAGCTAATAGTCAGAG CTGGTGACAAACAACCTGTGAGTCCAACTGCGAATCctccaacagaaaataaaggattGATCGCTCTCTACGTTTTCCTGGTGttggcagcagcaggagcagcaggagcagcactgtactgtaaaaaacaaaaaaaaatagatgttaACCATCTGTTACAAAGACTCAGATGA